In the genome of Pungitius pungitius chromosome 5, fPunPun2.1, whole genome shotgun sequence, the window ATATCGAGCCATTTAAAGACCGCACTGATCTCGGGTGGTACGTTGCTCTTTCTGACCTTacgtgtttttccttttgcagcCATGGATGTCGAGTCAGTAATTAACTTTTATTCGTTTGTTTCCGCATCTACGATTTATAACAGTTTATGTGCTGAATTATTTCGGCTTTTATATCAAACCGCTGTAAATCGACTAAGGGAGTAATTTTTGAATGATGTACATTATttttactaaaatataaatattaagcTCGTTCTGACATTTAGGACAACCACCGATTTGCAGACCCCTGCGCGGCAGTTCCAGGTTGTCACGTGGATGTAAATCAAAGCGTGTTTTCACACGTGGTCAAAGTGCTGTTTTTCGTCCCCCTAAAGCAATTATCACAGCCCtagtgtattgtgtattgtgctGTAATGAGGATTATCTTAATGTAAATCTAACGTGCCTGTTAGTGTTTATCTGATGGGTGTGAGCTGGCTCAACACCCCCGTGGGGTCACCACGTGGGCGAGCAGTGAAAGTCACAACAGAGGCAGAGGGGCGCTCACCTAAAGTTACCCACAACTCGCCTACATTTAATCTTACCTACATCTCACCCCCCTTCTCACCCCCCTTCTCACCTACGGACGACGTGATGAAACCACGTGCCCGTTGCTGGGCAATGTCATTGCGCGCAGATTTAGCGGAGGTTGAGTTTTGCGGTTAGAAAAAGTAGCAAAagttgaaagaaagaaacaaaattgATTTATGTTGGTCATTCAAATTGTTCGCGTTGGTCGTTCAACTTCTTTTACCTGCAGCCTTATGTAACCATTTACTTTATCAAAGCAGTGTTTAGGAACTGCTAGCGTCTTTGACAAAATACTTATATACTTAAATACTTATATACTTAGATAACCTTCAACCATGGACCCCCATTCGGTGCTGTatgtacaacaacaaaaatagtaATATGGCAAAAGTGCTGTCCTGCTAACGGTAAATGTCAAAacaagttaacgttagcttactagCAAAGgtgctaacaagctaacgttaATTAACGTTATAACATTTCGAATGTCACAGGTATGGTGAGCTTAGCGGGTGCAAATCCATTGGTTTCATCCCAGCATATTAGGAAGTCtctttttaattttgtattttttttacaaagttgCAGGAAACAACCTCAGATATAAGCAGCAGTTACAAGTATTGGTCAATATTTACCAATGTGTGGTTTTCATGGCTTGAAAGCCGCTGCAGGAGCTGAAAggtttacattttcaaacctatattcattttaaatccatATTAAATCTGCCCACGGAGTAACATTAAAGTAAATTAGCCTGCATATTTTATAGTGTATTTTTCCACTTTGTGCATTAGTgacgacaaaaaaaacactatacAGTGCAGGTTTTAGCAGGCAGTAGGGAAAAAACGCTGGGTTCAGCACAATTCACTTTATTGAAGGTTGACTGGAGCGTGTGACCACAAGACAAAGACAACTGTCCCTGGCATCAacttatcacccccccccctcttttcatTCGGGGAGACATAAGCCTCCCGTCCACGTGGGTTCTGCCATTAAAACACAATCTTCTCAAACACCTCACGTAGGCCTGCATGGATATGAGCCAACTGCAGGCACAGCACTGACAGCTGTGTTTGGAAACCAGACATCATCCACACGGCTATCGAGGATTGACAGACTGAACTCACGGGGCAAAGCATCTACTATTATCAAATAACGCTACACAGAGGCCTATACTAACCATTCAAGTGCATGCCGGATGTGAAGTGACACCCGACAAGATAATATTTCCTCTATCTAGTAGTATTTCAGTAAACTTTTGCCTTTAATAGTCCATTGTGTGAGTTTCAAGtgctttatctttatttattagTTGATCTTTATTACCCTTTTTATTATGTAATGGACTCATGGGGGTTTTACCCGATGATCTCCTCCTATCATATCGGTCTTTCTTAATATTTGGAGAAAGATGACCATAGAACATGCTTACCCTGAGGCCTGAGGGTGGATGAAGATAAACATATTCAACCAAtcacaaaatcaaatcaaactaaCTTGTTGTAGTAGATCTTAAAGATAGATGTCCATGATGAATTCTTGATGTCATAGTGACGACTTTCTGTGTTTGGCATGTTTTGCAATTGGTCATTTTGGCAAAATCATTTAATAACTTAGTGTGGGACCCATCTGACCTGCTCGATTTTGTGGCATTTAGTCTCATCTCTTTGCCTTCTCAGACTGTGCTCAGCCTGCGCAGACACCGCCGATGACTCCCCAAGCTCCAGCTGTGCTGCCCAGACTGCGGTGGACCATCGACCATCCCAAAGGGTAGCCTGGGTGGGATGGTTTCCACACTGCGAGTTACAACCAGGATTCCCCAGGAACACAGTATGATAATCAAGCTGTCCCTGGAGGGCTCAGACTAGAATAAATAGGTAACTTCTGCGGGCCACAGCCTACGTAGTCAAATGGGTTGGGGCTTTCTCCAGCTGGTTTTATTATCTAAGTAGACTAAGTTTTTACCTGGCAAAGACCAACCAAAAATTGCAACAAGTGCAGCCAAATATTCATTGAATATTTGAATGGATTTTtagcttcattttaaaaaaaaacttttaaaacttgCTAATTGAGGCACAGAATAGACACAGGCGAAGGCAGTCGCCATGCCCAGGTCAAAGAAAGGGCCCGGTCCGCCACCCGGGGACATTGACACATTCTCAACGGATGCGGAGGCACGCAGGACACCCTCAGAGAAGACGTCCCCTCTCAGCAAATACATCGAGACCGAGCACCAGCAAGCGGGgctcttctctctttcccccctgGACGACTCGccggacgccgccgccgccgccgccgacctgcagaagaaaaggaggaagaaatgcGGCGACTGCGGCCCCTGCCTCCGCAGGGAGAACTGCGGGAGCTGCGCCAACTGTTTGAACCGCAAGACGGGCAAGCAGATCTGCAAGCTGCGCAAATGTGACCAGCTgaagaggagacgggaggagtgggaggtgaGCGTGGCGCCGGCGGCCATCGTGTAATTACACTTGTTGTTTAAGGGCAATAACTGCATAGGGTTGGCACATTAATAGCAGGCTAAGTACTTGTGCTTGAAAGaggtagggtttttttttttttttggactctgAAACTCACACTTCTTCTTATTTCTGACTTCAGTCAGCTGGTTGTGGTTGCAGTGTAATAACTAGAGGAGAGCAGGCATCCATTCACCCCCTCGCTGCAGTGGTTTCACTGCGGAGCATCACAGAGGTCACAAGACATCTCGTGTGAGACGTCCGTTCAGAAAGATAGCGTAACGTTTTTTAGCTGCCGGTGCTATTAATTGCATTCCTTATCTGTCAAGTCTAGACCTGTTTGTCCTCAGGCCGGGTGAAGAAGGCTTGTCAGTCGTACGTGCCATGTATAGTAGCATTTACACAGCATTTACTCAAAGGACAAGTTGGAATTGTATACCTAGAGTCTTAGATTTGCAGGTTAATATTTGACCTCTCTCAAAACATTAACTGTTGTTCCACCGAGATGAAACAGATTGTTtggccaaataaaacaaattcataTAGTGCGCTTTTACACAATAATGTGTGATTTACAAGCATAATTAacaacaagtgttttttttctatttaaacaaaTCGAATATTAGAATATCCAGTTATAAGGCAGGGCTGCTGCTGAAAGCtcctgtgtgagagagtgactAGATatgaaaacaagaagaaacaacTCTGCGTGAGCAGCTTCATTGTCGCCGAACTGGATGGTGGAGTTACACTCGTCTGATTACAATCCCACGCTGAATCTATTGCAAAACCTCGCAGCAAGATGCTTCCAGCGATCGTTGGGGACATTTCACTGAACTTTTTAACAATGCTGGGCGCTTTGTGGAAGTGTGTTTATTGGTTAATGGGAGAAACACTTATTTTATAAATGGAATGGGGTAATCTTTTAGAGCTGAAAGGACACGACAATGAATGTTTTAGTTTAATTATGAAAACATAAATGGCCAACTATTTAGACAATAGATCTATAAGTTGTGAAGCAAATAAGCCAAAACGTTCCAGTTCCAGCTTCTCCACAGTGGTCATTTTCTACTTTTCTCTCCTCAATAGTAATAGTAAACGTAAATGTCTTTGGGTTGAGTCGTTCGGAcaattgtgatttaaaaaaaaaaaaggctatttataaataaatcctTAGATAGAAAGAGGCGGTCACTCTATCTAATTCAGCTAGTCTTAGATGCGCTCAATGTAGTCACCCCATAAAGAGTATTTTACATGTTCCTGCATGTGTGCTGAGGCTACAGATTTAACCTTCTCATCGCGCTCACAGATCCAACTTAAATATTCCCCCCCCGAGATAAAGTCCTGGTGTGTTTGAACAGACTGAGTGCacagtgttggtgtgtgttttgcatggctgagagagtgtgagggccaccaaacagcagcagcgGAGAATTCCTTCAGTTGCCTGGGCTTTGTCCTTTGACCTCTGGAGCCCTGAATGAAGGCGCGGGGGTTAACCTCAGGCCGGTTCctattcgtgtgtgtgtgtgtgtgtgtgggtgtgtgtgtgcgtgcgtgggtgtgcgaagagagagaaagagtgcattttttttaaagagtgtgCACTTATGTGTTAATGgaagtgcgtgcgtgcgtgtgtgtgtgtgtgtgtggggctttgtgtgtttgttcgtGCATCAGCGTCCTGAGGGCGGGGGATGGGCCGGGCAGTCAAAGAGCAGGACGGGAAGACGTAGTGTTGTAGGGGAGGCAGGAAAAACCAGACTTGTTTTCTGAAGCATGACGAGAAGCTGACTTTTACTGCTCCTCGGAGGGCGCAGCGAGCACATGGCCGCCGCTGCTCTCACTGACAGCCCCTCCTCGCCGCCCGTTTGATATTTCTCCGTAATGCCAAGAACTCAAAAAAAGGTCAGGAGCTTTATGATATTTACATTTCACAACATTTCTGAAATTAAACATTTCTGCCGTAACATTTTACATACAGTAATTTCCGtgttaaattttttttttctcccaataaTTTGAAAACTGTTACGCTTTAGAAACCTCACTAAGACCAGGAAAACAATCAAACACCGGTTCATTTATAAGGTGATTGTCATTCCTTTCGTTTGCATACTTGTTTGGAATTCTTTTCAAAAAGAATGTAGTCATTTAGCTGCGTCTGCTCTGTCACTGTCAGTAAGGGTAGCTGCCTCGGGGGTCAGTAACATCCAAACCGACCCAACTACCAAACTCAAAGCTCACTGGATGCCCAGAAGGGAAGATTGCACACGCAGATGTCTCAGCAGACAAGGACAGGACGTGCTGGTGTTGATGAGTGGAGCAGAACTCAAGAGGAAAAGGCGCAAAGTTTGTTTTGCCCGCAAACAGGAAATAAGGATTTAGAACCACATGGTGGAGGCTCGTGTCCTGTCTTCTCTGCTGAGACGCGTCTGGAGTGGCAGCAAACGCACCGGAGAGGGTCTGCTGCGAGGAGATAACAGCTTGGAGCGGCGCAATTTTCAGTATTACATGAAGAAACCCTAATTGCACGAGAGGGGTTTATGGGACAGAAAGTTAGGCAAAACTGTCTTGTTGTTGAGGGGGTCGGTCAACGTTTACAGCGTCCACATCTCACAACCCCCGACCTCTGAGGGAACCCTACCCCTATTCAGCCGGACCTTTTCCCCCCAATTTCACTCTGCCTCCTCTGGCCGGTGTAGGGACACAGGGGTATTTTGGTTTAGGACTGAATACCAGCATCAACACCACCCTGAGCTCTACTTTCTGTCCATGGCTGATGACCTTTTCACTGGTTCCGCTGCGAGCTTCTAGCATTTAAAACAACGTAGCTGCAGTCATTTCATGTTCTCTTTCGGATAAATCAGTACGgtaagcatttttttttgtttttttttaccattttctttGTCAGTGTGTTTGGCTGGAGATGTTTACTCACACTCATTTCTTATGGATTATAGCTGCCACGAGTCAATAGTAGCAGGTAGTGAAGCAAAGGTTATTACggttacatattttttttttttttaaagaagaaaaatgtaatttaatcatCTGGATACACAATGATTGTAAAGAAGATTCTCTCAGAGCAAAGCAGGCCCTGTATCATGAATTCAATATCGTTACAGAGCGATAACTATCTACTGCCTCAGTGCCAAATGCCAGATAGATGCGTGTTGCTCCACTATCGACAAAGGCGAGTGTAGTAGTGTGTTAAGGCATGAGGAGATGTTCGGGGGGCTTAACTCCATAAGCTCTTAGCTGAGTGTCCCTCCGTCTATTCATCCATCAATATCCCTCCCCCCAACAGCTCCTCCATCTCTGCCCTCTGACCCGTATCGATGAGGCAGCTGAGTCCTGTATTGCCCTCCCATGGCAACGGCCCACTGCCGTGGA includes:
- the LOC119224962 gene encoding CXXC-type zinc finger protein 4-like; this translates as MPRSKKGPGPPPGDIDTFSTDAEARRTPSEKTSPLSKYIETEHQQAGLFSLSPLDDSPDAAAAAADLQKKRRKKCGDCGPCLRRENCGSCANCLNRKTGKQICKLRKCDQLKRRREEWEVSVAPAAIV